A region of Paraburkholderia sp. BL23I1N1 DNA encodes the following proteins:
- a CDS encoding GlxA family transcriptional regulator: protein MARTSNPARTTQVAIVALPPVSMSGVGPIVDALNLANEIDGRALYRVQVCSWDGRAVPLSGGAQWPADAAFGDAISCDWLIIVSERFQQFADYRLFLASLSRVGQRTPLVTGIHHGVWWLAMAGQLSGYRVSVNWETYQQFSEQFERSIVTQQIFEIDRDRATCAGGQATVDFMLAMIGRDHGPELADRIADTLGVGVLRAGEERQRIPFVTAPGERHPRLNDALMLMEANIEDPLTTDEIAGLVGVSRRQLERLFRQYLGSMPSKYYLGLRLSKARTQLQRTSKSVVQISLACGFSSAAHFSNAYRERFGVTPREDRRNWIDKQTGASGAAASEPRPAALIERPDQAD, encoded by the coding sequence ATGGCTCGTACGTCCAACCCGGCTCGCACCACGCAGGTCGCAATCGTCGCCTTGCCGCCGGTGTCCATGTCGGGCGTCGGGCCGATTGTCGATGCGCTCAATCTCGCCAACGAAATCGACGGCCGGGCGTTGTACCGCGTGCAGGTCTGTTCATGGGACGGCCGCGCGGTGCCCTTGTCGGGCGGCGCGCAATGGCCGGCCGATGCCGCCTTCGGCGATGCGATCTCGTGCGACTGGCTGATCATCGTCAGCGAACGGTTCCAGCAATTCGCCGACTATCGTCTGTTTCTCGCGAGTCTTTCGCGCGTTGGGCAACGCACACCGCTCGTCACCGGCATTCATCACGGCGTCTGGTGGCTCGCCATGGCGGGGCAACTGTCCGGCTATCGCGTGAGCGTCAACTGGGAAACCTATCAGCAGTTCTCCGAACAGTTCGAGCGCTCGATCGTCACCCAGCAGATCTTCGAAATCGACCGTGATCGCGCCACCTGCGCGGGCGGGCAGGCAACCGTCGACTTCATGCTCGCCATGATCGGCCGCGATCACGGGCCGGAGTTGGCGGACCGGATCGCCGATACGCTCGGCGTCGGCGTGTTGCGCGCGGGCGAAGAGCGGCAGCGTATTCCGTTCGTGACCGCGCCGGGCGAGCGGCATCCGCGTCTGAACGACGCGCTGATGCTGATGGAAGCGAATATCGAAGACCCGCTGACCACCGATGAAATCGCGGGTCTCGTTGGCGTATCGCGGCGTCAACTGGAGCGGCTGTTTCGCCAGTATCTCGGCTCGATGCCGTCCAAATACTATCTCGGCCTGCGGCTTTCGAAAGCGCGCACGCAATTGCAGCGCACCAGCAAATCGGTGGTGCAGATCAGCCTTGCTTGCGGATTTTCGTCGGCGGCGCACTTTTCGAATGCTTACCGCGAACGCTTTGGTGTCACGCCGCGCGAGGATCGTCGTAACTGGATCGACAAGCAGACCGGCGCAAGCGGCGCCGCGGCCAGTGAGCCGCGGCCGGCCGCGCTGATCGAACGGCCCGATCAGGCGGATTGA
- a CDS encoding ABC transporter ATP-binding protein, whose product MLHTTQTEACKLAVQDIHKRYGDNEVLKGVSLNANKGDVISIIGASGSGKSTFLRCINFLERPNAGQIVVDGETVKTKPDRAGNLEVADHKQLQRIRTKLAMVFQHFNLWAHMNVIENIVEAPIHVLGMSRREAEERAREYLEKVGLAPRLEKQYPSHLSGGQQQRVAIARALAMNPDVMLFDEPTSALDPELVGEVLKVMQKLAEEGRTMIVVTHEMGFARNVSNHVMFLHQGRTEEEGLPAEVLTTPRSERLKQFLSGSLK is encoded by the coding sequence TTGCTCCACACGACTCAAACCGAAGCTTGCAAGCTCGCCGTTCAGGACATCCACAAGCGCTACGGCGACAATGAAGTGCTCAAGGGCGTCTCGCTGAACGCGAACAAGGGCGACGTGATCAGCATCATCGGCGCGAGCGGGTCGGGCAAGAGCACCTTCCTGCGCTGCATCAATTTTCTGGAGCGGCCGAACGCGGGGCAGATCGTCGTCGACGGCGAAACGGTCAAGACCAAACCCGATCGCGCCGGCAATCTGGAAGTGGCCGACCACAAGCAGCTGCAACGCATTCGCACGAAACTCGCGATGGTGTTCCAGCACTTCAACTTGTGGGCGCACATGAACGTGATCGAGAACATCGTCGAAGCACCGATTCATGTGCTCGGCATGTCGCGTCGCGAAGCCGAAGAACGCGCGCGTGAATATCTCGAGAAGGTGGGGCTCGCGCCGCGCCTCGAGAAACAATATCCGTCGCATCTGTCGGGCGGTCAGCAGCAGCGCGTGGCCATCGCGCGTGCGCTGGCCATGAACCCCGACGTGATGCTGTTCGACGAGCCGACTTCCGCGCTCGATCCGGAGCTGGTTGGCGAAGTGCTCAAGGTGATGCAGAAGCTCGCCGAAGAAGGCCGCACGATGATCGTAGTCACGCACGAAATGGGTTTCGCGCGCAACGTGTCGAACCACGTGATGTTCCTGCACCAGGGCCGCACCGAAGAAGAGGGCCTGCCCGCCGAGGTGCTGACCACGCCCCGCAGCGAACGGCTCAAGCAGTTCCTGTCCGGTAGTCTGAAGTAA
- a CDS encoding ABC transporter permease, with translation MIDILNQFWRAFLYWDGQRMSGLAVTLWLLVASIGIGFFMAIPLAVARVSKKRWLSTPVRLYTYVFRGTPLYVQLLLIYTGMYSLEFVRSHQLLDAFFRSGFHCAILAFALNTCAYTTEIFAGAIRSTSHGEVEAARAYGMSWFTMYRRIVIPSALRRALPLYSNEVILMLHATTVAFTATVPDILKVARDANSATYQSFDAFGLAALIYLVVSFALVALFRRAERHWLGYLAVRTH, from the coding sequence ATGATCGACATCCTCAATCAATTCTGGCGCGCATTCCTGTACTGGGACGGTCAGCGTATGTCGGGTCTGGCCGTCACGCTGTGGCTGCTGGTGGCGTCGATCGGGATCGGCTTTTTCATGGCGATTCCGCTTGCGGTGGCGCGGGTATCGAAGAAGCGCTGGCTGTCGACGCCGGTGCGTCTCTACACCTACGTGTTTCGCGGCACGCCGCTGTACGTGCAACTGCTGCTGATCTATACCGGCATGTACAGCCTCGAATTCGTGCGCTCGCATCAGTTGCTCGACGCGTTTTTCCGCAGCGGTTTTCACTGCGCGATTCTCGCCTTCGCACTGAACACCTGCGCGTACACAACCGAGATTTTCGCCGGCGCGATCCGTTCGACTTCACACGGCGAAGTGGAAGCGGCCCGTGCCTACGGCATGAGCTGGTTCACGATGTACCGCCGCATTGTGATACCGTCCGCGCTGCGCCGGGCGCTCCCGTTGTACAGTAACGAAGTGATCCTGATGCTGCACGCCACCACGGTCGCGTTCACGGCTACGGTGCCGGACATCCTGAAGGTGGCGCGCGATGCGAATTCCGCCACGTATCAGTCGTTCGACGCATTCGGCCTCGCCGCGCTGATTTACCTCGTGGTGTCGTTCGCGCTGGTGGCCCTGTTCCGCCGCGCCGAGCGTCATTGGCTGGGTTACCTTGCGGTGCGCACGCACTAA
- a CDS encoding ABC transporter permease: protein MFLYGFGPVLLAGTIQTIELSVLSLAASVLLGLAGAAAKLSFNRPLRAIATGYTTLIRSVPDLVLMLLLFYSIQIAVNNLTDALDLPQFDIDPFVAGVLTLGFIYGAYFTETFRGAFLAVPRGQLEAGSAYGMSGARVFTRILFPQMMRFALPGIGNNWQVLVKATALVSIIGLADVVKAAQDAGKSTFNMFFFILVAALIYLAITTASNLVLIWLEKRYSIGVRHAEL from the coding sequence GTGTTCCTTTACGGCTTTGGTCCGGTGTTGCTGGCCGGCACGATCCAGACGATCGAGCTGTCCGTCCTGTCGCTGGCAGCCTCCGTGCTGCTCGGCCTCGCGGGCGCGGCGGCGAAACTCTCCTTCAATCGCCCGCTCAGGGCAATCGCAACCGGCTATACGACCCTGATCCGCTCAGTACCCGACCTCGTGCTGATGCTGCTGCTGTTCTACAGCATCCAGATCGCTGTCAACAATCTCACCGACGCGCTCGATCTCCCCCAGTTCGATATCGATCCGTTCGTTGCCGGCGTGCTCACGCTCGGCTTCATCTACGGTGCGTACTTCACCGAAACCTTCCGCGGCGCGTTTCTCGCGGTGCCGCGCGGTCAGCTCGAGGCAGGCAGCGCCTACGGCATGAGCGGCGCCCGCGTGTTTACGCGCATCCTGTTTCCGCAGATGATGCGCTTCGCGCTGCCCGGCATCGGCAACAACTGGCAGGTGCTGGTCAAGGCCACAGCGCTGGTGTCGATCATTGGTCTCGCCGATGTCGTCAAAGCCGCCCAGGACGCCGGCAAGAGCACGTTCAACATGTTTTTCTTCATTCTGGTCGCCGCGCTGATCTATCTGGCGATCACCACCGCGTCGAACCTCGTGCTGATCTGGCTGGAAAAGCGCTACTCGATCGGCGTGCGCCACGCGGAGCTCTAA
- a CDS encoding patatin-like phospholipase family protein yields MIHRRRYSRIGLVLGGGAARGWAHIGAIRALHDAGIKPDVVCGTSIGALVGAVYANGDLDWLEEWVSKLTWQTVVRLLDLRFSGGLLGGRKVIQIFADKFDGRSIAQLNMPFAAVATELDSGRESWLQDGSVVDAVRASIAIPGIFTPVFYNGVWLVDGGLSNPVPVSVARGMRADCVIAVDLNNDILNGRDFGGAAVETPALDPDVPPPVALRRNGKPWPRWLAPAEGRASDDVRVAPAPSARVPSMLSSIAQSIDIMQVRISRSRLAGEPADILIQPRLGGMGIFDFHRAGPAIEEGRAAVEYMLPAIRARLGIE; encoded by the coding sequence ATGATACATCGACGTCGATACAGCCGTATCGGGCTGGTGTTGGGTGGGGGTGCTGCACGTGGCTGGGCGCATATCGGCGCGATTCGCGCGTTGCACGATGCGGGTATCAAGCCGGATGTGGTGTGCGGCACGTCGATCGGCGCACTGGTGGGCGCCGTGTATGCCAACGGCGATCTCGACTGGCTGGAGGAATGGGTTTCCAAGCTCACCTGGCAAACCGTGGTGAGGCTGCTCGATCTGCGTTTTTCGGGCGGCTTGCTTGGCGGGCGCAAGGTGATCCAGATATTCGCGGACAAATTCGACGGCCGCTCGATCGCGCAATTGAACATGCCGTTCGCGGCGGTGGCCACCGAACTCGATTCGGGCCGCGAGAGCTGGTTGCAGGACGGCAGCGTGGTGGACGCGGTGCGCGCTTCGATTGCGATTCCGGGGATTTTCACGCCGGTGTTTTACAACGGCGTGTGGCTGGTGGACGGCGGCTTGAGCAATCCGGTGCCGGTTTCGGTGGCGCGCGGCATGCGGGCGGACTGCGTGATCGCGGTCGATCTGAACAACGACATTCTGAATGGGCGCGATTTTGGTGGCGCGGCGGTCGAGACGCCGGCACTCGACCCGGATGTGCCGCCGCCGGTCGCGCTGCGGCGTAATGGGAAGCCCTGGCCACGCTGGCTGGCACCTGCTGAAGGACGCGCTTCCGATGATGTGCGTGTGGCGCCGGCGCCGAGTGCTCGGGTGCCGTCGATGCTGAGTTCGATTGCACAGAGCATCGACATCATGCAGGTGCGGATTTCGCGGAGCCGGCTGGCGGGTGAGCCGGCGGATATTTTGATTCAGCCGCGGCTGGGGGGAATGGGGATTTTTGATTTTCATCGGGCGGGGCCGGCGATTGAGGAGGGGCGCGCGGCGGTGGAGTATATGTTGCCGGCTATTCGGGCTCGATTAGGGATTGAATGA
- a CDS encoding acyl-CoA dehydrogenase family protein has protein sequence MNAPIAESAVTRRHPPLDSDAFDALLALLTSKFADSAAHYDRTAEFPHANLARLHEFDLLSLTVPASLGGAGASLPQALNVVRAVARGEPSTALVLVMQYLFHHRLQGNPHWPVELRERVARDAVRDGALINSLRVEPELGTPARGGLPSTIAKRSAGGWIIDGSKLYSTGSPGLTWLAVWARSDETPPRVGVWLVRRDTPGVRVGGEWNHLGMHATGSHELVFDKVFVPAAHAVDAHLAGEPGAGLDALGLAWMSVLLSAVYDGVARAARDWFAQWAARRRPDNLGAPLASLPAFQQTLGRIDALLFSNRVLLDASAHAERVTLDEAPLVKYTVTNQAIEAVQLAVEASGNPGLSRDNPLERHYRDVLCARIHTPQNDSVLQGAGRVGFAAFIHA, from the coding sequence ATGAACGCCCCGATTGCCGAAAGTGCGGTGACGCGCCGTCATCCACCGCTCGATAGCGATGCGTTCGACGCGCTGCTCGCGCTGCTCACGAGCAAGTTCGCGGACAGTGCGGCTCACTACGACCGCACGGCGGAATTTCCGCACGCCAATCTGGCGCGCCTGCACGAATTCGATCTGCTTTCGTTGACGGTGCCCGCATCGCTTGGCGGTGCGGGGGCGAGCTTGCCGCAGGCCTTGAACGTGGTGCGCGCGGTGGCGCGCGGCGAGCCATCCACGGCACTGGTGCTGGTGATGCAATACCTGTTTCATCATCGCTTGCAAGGCAACCCGCATTGGCCTGTCGAGCTGCGTGAACGCGTGGCGCGGGATGCGGTGCGCGATGGCGCACTGATCAACTCGCTGCGGGTCGAGCCCGAACTGGGTACGCCGGCGCGCGGCGGCTTGCCGTCGACGATCGCGAAGCGCAGCGCTGGCGGTTGGATCATCGACGGCAGCAAGCTGTACTCGACCGGCAGCCCTGGCCTGACCTGGCTCGCGGTGTGGGCGCGCAGCGACGAGACGCCGCCGCGCGTCGGTGTGTGGCTGGTGCGTCGCGATACACCCGGTGTGCGGGTCGGCGGCGAGTGGAATCATCTGGGCATGCATGCCACGGGCAGTCACGAACTCGTGTTCGACAAGGTGTTCGTGCCGGCTGCGCATGCGGTTGACGCCCATCTGGCTGGCGAGCCGGGTGCCGGTCTCGACGCACTTGGTCTTGCGTGGATGAGCGTGCTGTTGTCCGCGGTCTATGACGGCGTCGCGCGAGCCGCGCGCGACTGGTTCGCGCAATGGGCCGCCAGGCGCAGGCCCGACAATCTCGGCGCGCCGCTCGCGAGCCTGCCCGCGTTCCAGCAGACGCTCGGACGTATCGACGCGCTGCTGTTCAGCAATCGCGTGTTGCTCGATGCGAGCGCGCATGCCGAACGTGTGACGCTCGACGAAGCGCCGCTCGTTAAATACACAGTGACGAATCAGGCCATCGAGGCGGTGCAACTGGCGGTCGAGGCGAGCGGCAATCCCGGCTTGAGTCGTGACAATCCGCTCGAGCGTCACTATCGCGACGTGCTGTGCGCGCGGATTCATACGCCGCAGAACGATTCGGTGCTGCAGGGGGCGGGGCGCGTGGGCTTCGCTGCGTTTATCCACGCGTGA
- a CDS encoding ABC transporter substrate-binding protein, with translation MTTSRSSFSMLPRAFLKPLAVAMLALCATVCATQSYAADLPVLKVGDQSLQTRGILEASGQLKDLPYKIEWFNFPAAQPLGEALNAGAVDVGGLGDAPLVFALAAGARVRAVAATRSTPLDLAIVVGAHSPLNDAARLKGKRIATTRGSIGHYLALAALKKANVPLTDVSFVFLAPADAKAALASGSVDAWSVWDPYTALGEARDHDRIIANGVGLSEGLSYQVATERAITDKRAQLADFLRRVAIGQRWALSHPDEVAAMQSKVTGLPTDVLKTDYQRGQVHPVAIDDSVITAQQRTADTYEAANVIRAHLDVRTSFDRSFPLP, from the coding sequence ATGACGACTTCCCGCTCTTCTTTTTCCATGTTGCCACGCGCGTTCCTCAAACCGCTCGCCGTGGCAATGCTCGCACTGTGCGCGACCGTTTGCGCAACGCAGTCCTATGCAGCGGATCTACCGGTACTCAAAGTCGGCGACCAGTCCTTGCAAACGCGCGGCATTCTCGAAGCATCCGGTCAGCTCAAAGACCTGCCGTACAAGATCGAATGGTTCAACTTTCCAGCCGCGCAACCGCTCGGCGAAGCACTGAATGCCGGTGCCGTGGATGTCGGCGGCCTGGGCGACGCCCCACTGGTGTTCGCCCTCGCTGCCGGCGCGCGGGTACGTGCCGTCGCGGCAACCCGGTCGACTCCGCTGGATCTGGCGATCGTCGTCGGCGCGCATTCGCCGTTGAACGATGCAGCGAGGCTGAAGGGCAAACGCATCGCCACGACACGCGGTTCGATTGGCCACTATCTCGCGCTCGCGGCCTTGAAGAAGGCCAACGTGCCGCTGACCGACGTGTCGTTCGTTTTCCTCGCACCCGCCGATGCGAAGGCGGCGCTTGCGTCGGGCAGCGTCGATGCATGGTCGGTGTGGGATCCGTACACCGCACTCGGTGAAGCACGCGATCACGACCGCATCATCGCGAACGGCGTTGGCTTGTCCGAAGGACTCAGCTATCAGGTTGCAACCGAACGCGCGATCACGGACAAGCGCGCGCAACTCGCCGACTTCCTGCGACGTGTGGCGATTGGCCAGCGTTGGGCGCTTTCGCATCCCGACGAGGTGGCGGCCATGCAGTCAAAAGTCACCGGCCTGCCGACCGATGTGCTGAAGACCGACTATCAGCGTGGCCAGGTGCATCCGGTAGCGATCGACGACAGCGTTATCACTGCGCAGCAGCGTACGGCCGATACCTACGAAGCCGCCAACGTGATTCGTGCGCATCTCGACGTGCGCACGAGCTTCGATCGCAGCTTCCCGCTGCCTTGA
- a CDS encoding rhodanese-related sulfurtransferase — MSFATEFRIRSFKDVRRALLEREEIALVDVREEDPHARSHPLFAANLSLSRLELEAPVRLPRRDVPVVVFDDGEGLAERAARRLSELGYTDVALLEGGLQGWREAGSELFQDVNVPSKAFGELVETERHTPSLAVQQVLALLDHEADVVVLDARRFDEYQTMNIPGSISVPGAELVLRARQLAPNPATRIIVNCAGRTRSIIGAQSLINAGVPNPVAALRNGTIGWTLAGQALAHGSSRRFDPIIDDTHRLAAADSAREVADRARVGRTSRDEARRWADEAVRTVYRFDVRTPEEYEAGHVPGFRNAPGGQLVQETDMFAPVRGARVILADSDGVRANMTASWLAQMNVEVYVVDGLGNADFGEKGPAPAARYAPAPPPVDEITPSGLVALLQSPGTVVLDFTTSANYVKRHIPGAWFAIRGQLDQALRKLPDAQRYVVTCGSSLLARFAAPELAALTDKPVQVLSGGTNAWIETGLAVESGETRLASPRIDRYRRPYEGTDNAREAMNAYLEWEYGLVAQLGRDGTHGFRVL; from the coding sequence ATGAGTTTCGCTACAGAGTTTCGTATCCGATCATTCAAAGACGTGCGCCGCGCACTGCTCGAACGCGAGGAAATCGCGCTCGTCGACGTGCGCGAGGAAGATCCGCACGCGCGCAGTCATCCGCTGTTCGCGGCCAACCTGTCGCTGTCGCGTCTCGAACTGGAAGCGCCTGTGCGTTTGCCGCGCCGCGACGTGCCGGTGGTTGTATTCGACGACGGCGAAGGGCTTGCCGAGCGCGCCGCGCGCCGTCTGAGCGAGCTGGGTTATACCGATGTCGCGTTGCTCGAAGGCGGTTTGCAAGGCTGGCGCGAGGCGGGCAGCGAGTTGTTCCAGGACGTGAACGTGCCGAGCAAGGCATTCGGCGAGCTGGTCGAAACCGAACGTCATACGCCCTCGCTGGCCGTGCAGCAGGTGCTGGCGCTGCTCGACCATGAAGCCGATGTCGTGGTGCTCGACGCGCGCCGCTTCGACGAATACCAGACCATGAATATTCCCGGCAGCATCAGTGTGCCGGGCGCGGAACTGGTGCTGCGCGCCCGGCAGCTCGCACCGAATCCCGCAACACGGATCATCGTCAATTGCGCGGGGCGCACGCGCAGCATCATCGGTGCGCAGTCGCTGATCAATGCGGGCGTGCCGAATCCGGTGGCGGCGCTGCGCAACGGCACCATCGGCTGGACGCTGGCCGGTCAGGCGCTCGCACACGGCAGTTCGCGCCGTTTCGATCCGATCATCGACGACACACACCGTCTCGCCGCCGCCGATTCCGCGCGCGAGGTGGCCGATCGTGCAAGGGTAGGCCGCACGTCGCGCGACGAAGCGCGTCGCTGGGCCGACGAAGCGGTGCGCACCGTCTATCGCTTCGATGTGCGCACGCCGGAAGAATACGAAGCGGGACACGTACCCGGTTTTCGCAATGCGCCCGGCGGTCAGCTCGTTCAGGAGACCGACATGTTCGCGCCGGTGCGCGGCGCGCGTGTAATCCTCGCCGACAGCGATGGCGTGCGTGCGAACATGACAGCGTCGTGGCTCGCGCAGATGAACGTCGAGGTGTACGTGGTGGATGGCTTGGGCAACGCGGACTTCGGCGAAAAAGGCCCGGCGCCCGCCGCGCGTTACGCACCCGCGCCGCCGCCTGTCGATGAGATCACGCCGTCCGGGCTGGTTGCGCTTCTGCAATCGCCTGGCACCGTCGTGCTGGATTTCACGACCAGCGCGAATTATGTGAAGCGCCATATTCCAGGCGCGTGGTTCGCGATTCGTGGGCAACTCGATCAGGCGTTGCGCAAGCTGCCGGATGCGCAGCGTTATGTGGTGACCTGCGGCAGCAGTCTTCTTGCTCGCTTTGCGGCGCCCGAGTTGGCGGCGTTGACGGATAAGCCGGTGCAGGTGCTAAGCGGTGGCACGAATGCGTGGATCGAGACCGGCCTCGCCGTGGAAAGTGGCGAGACGCGTCTGGCGTCGCCGCGGATCGATCGTTATCGCCGCCCGTATGAAGGAACCGATAACGCGCGCGAAGCGATGAACGCGTATCTGGAATGGGAGTACGGGCTCGTTGCTCAACTCGGACGCGACGGTACGCATGGTTTTCGCGTGCTGTGA
- a CDS encoding cysteine dioxygenase — translation MTQALRPDRLRAFVGRIASLVDERVPEAHLLDAGGDALRELIAHDDWLPDAFAQPDPERYQQFLLHADSQQRFSIVSFVWGPGQSTPVHDHTVWGLIGVLRGAEIAQEYRITSGCLLEEEGAARRLDTGAVDAVSPRIGDIHRVSNAFHDRASISIHVYGGNIGAVTRSVYPADGGRKPFISGYSNDVLPNIWNVAKEFPIP, via the coding sequence ATGACTCAAGCTTTGAGGCCGGACCGGCTGCGCGCGTTCGTCGGCCGGATTGCGTCGCTCGTCGACGAACGCGTGCCCGAAGCGCATCTGCTCGACGCAGGCGGTGACGCACTGCGCGAGCTGATCGCCCACGACGACTGGCTGCCCGACGCTTTCGCGCAGCCCGATCCCGAGCGCTATCAGCAATTCCTGCTGCACGCCGATTCGCAGCAGCGTTTTTCAATTGTCAGTTTTGTATGGGGACCGGGTCAGTCGACGCCGGTGCACGATCACACCGTATGGGGTTTGATCGGCGTATTGCGTGGTGCGGAAATTGCTCAGGAATATCGCATCACGTCAGGGTGTTTACTGGAGGAAGAGGGCGCGGCGAGGCGCCTCGATACCGGCGCGGTGGATGCCGTGTCGCCGCGCATCGGCGATATCCATCGTGTGAGTAATGCTTTTCACGATCGTGCGTCGATCAGCATTCACGTGTACGGTGGAAATATTGGCGCAGTGACGCGTTCCGTCTACCCGGCCGACGGCGGCCGCAAACCCTTTATCTCCGGTTACTCGAACGACGTGTTGCCCAATATCTGGAATGTTGCAAAGGAGTTTCCGATCCCATGA
- a CDS encoding ABC transporter substrate-binding protein encodes MIQRFESPVSLRRRRLVSVLPAAALLGAAGTGLFPIAADAATPAAGEKADSHADPHADLSKVRLRVATYKGGDATLLKTAGLANTLYTIDWSEFQSGNAMIEAMNGGSLDIASGSEIPPIFAQMQNAQVRVIAVYKDDVNNQVVLVPKGSTIRSIADLKGKRVGYLRATTTHYYLLRMLDEAGLSFNDIQATSLAPRDGFAAFNAGSLDAWAIYGYNVPLAISQAGARVLKNANGYLSGNYLYYGHPAVLADPQKWAASADLLVRLQRACTWFGQHQDVYAKVLSAELRVPEEAIRLLYRNQSQARRVTGVTPADIASEQQVADTFARAAVIDRHVDVAPLWTDTFNAALAHGA; translated from the coding sequence ATGATCCAACGTTTCGAATCGCCGGTTTCGCTCCGGCGCCGCCGGCTCGTGTCCGTGCTGCCCGCAGCCGCATTGCTCGGCGCAGCAGGCACAGGCCTGTTTCCGATTGCCGCCGATGCAGCCACACCGGCCGCCGGCGAGAAAGCCGATTCGCACGCCGATCCGCACGCCGATCTCAGCAAGGTCCGGTTGCGCGTCGCCACCTACAAAGGCGGCGACGCAACGCTGCTGAAAACCGCCGGGCTCGCGAATACGCTGTACACCATCGACTGGTCCGAATTTCAGTCCGGCAACGCGATGATCGAGGCGATGAACGGCGGCTCGCTCGACATCGCCTCGGGTAGCGAGATCCCACCGATCTTCGCGCAGATGCAGAACGCACAGGTACGCGTGATCGCCGTCTACAAGGACGACGTCAACAATCAGGTCGTGCTGGTCCCCAAGGGCTCGACGATCCGCTCGATAGCCGATCTGAAGGGCAAACGCGTCGGCTATCTGCGCGCCACCACGACGCATTACTACCTGCTGCGCATGCTCGACGAAGCAGGGCTATCGTTCAACGATATTCAGGCCACCTCGCTCGCGCCGCGCGACGGTTTTGCCGCGTTCAACGCCGGTTCGCTCGATGCCTGGGCGATCTACGGCTACAACGTGCCGCTCGCGATCTCGCAAGCGGGTGCGCGCGTGCTGAAAAACGCCAACGGCTATCTGTCCGGCAACTATCTTTACTACGGTCATCCGGCGGTGCTCGCCGACCCGCAAAAGTGGGCCGCATCGGCGGACTTGCTGGTGCGGCTGCAGCGCGCCTGCACGTGGTTCGGCCAGCATCAGGATGTCTACGCGAAGGTGTTGTCCGCGGAATTGCGCGTACCCGAGGAGGCGATCCGCTTGTTGTATCGCAACCAGAGCCAGGCGCGTCGCGTCACGGGCGTCACGCCGGCGGACATCGCGAGCGAGCAGCAGGTTGCCGATACGTTCGCGCGTGCAGCGGTCATCGACCGGCACGTCGATGTCGCACCGTTATGGACCGACACCTTCAACGCCGCGCTCGCCCACGGTGCGTGA
- a CDS encoding class II aldolase/adducin family protein, with protein sequence MTDLSAARQSTLVQQSAPARPNTQVQQSAVALQDTRALQSTPVLHSAPTLQNTSDTPPLQRHAPLQKFWFDDVPPRESIAAERRYRQERLAVAFRLFARYGFDQGLAGHITARDPEWPDHFWVNPFGKHFGRIRVSDLLLVNAQGEIVVGDGPLNQAAFAIHAAIHEARPDVVAAAHTHSLYGKAWSTLGRTLDPFTQDSCAFYQDHTLFDDFRGVVLDTGEGARIAAALGERKAVILKNHGILTAGPSVEAAAWWYIALDNACHAQLLAEAAGTPQAIPHDVATLTHEQVGRPGGALFAFQSLLEGLVEVEPDVLT encoded by the coding sequence ATGACTGATCTGTCCGCAGCACGGCAAAGCACCCTGGTGCAGCAAAGTGCCCCCGCACGGCCAAATACTCAGGTGCAGCAAAGTGCCGTCGCACTGCAAGACACCCGCGCACTGCAAAGTACCCCGGTACTTCACAGTGCCCCAACGCTTCAAAACACCTCAGATACACCGCCGCTCCAGCGTCACGCGCCACTCCAAAAATTCTGGTTCGACGACGTCCCGCCGCGCGAAAGCATCGCAGCCGAACGGCGTTATCGGCAAGAACGGCTCGCCGTGGCGTTTCGCCTGTTCGCGCGCTACGGTTTCGATCAGGGGCTCGCCGGCCATATCACCGCGCGCGATCCGGAGTGGCCCGATCACTTCTGGGTCAATCCGTTCGGCAAGCATTTCGGCCGCATTCGCGTGTCCGATCTGCTGCTGGTGAATGCACAAGGGGAAATCGTAGTCGGCGACGGGCCGCTGAATCAGGCGGCTTTCGCAATTCACGCGGCGATTCACGAGGCGCGCCCCGATGTGGTCGCTGCCGCGCACACGCATTCGCTCTACGGCAAGGCATGGTCGACGCTTGGCCGTACGCTCGACCCGTTCACGCAGGACTCATGCGCGTTCTATCAGGATCACACCTTGTTCGACGACTTCCGCGGCGTCGTGCTCGATACCGGCGAAGGCGCGCGTATCGCCGCAGCGCTGGGCGAGAGAAAGGCAGTCATCCTGAAGAATCACGGCATCCTCACGGCGGGCCCGAGCGTCGAAGCCGCGGCCTGGTGGTATATCGCCCTCGACAACGCCTGCCATGCGCAACTGCTTGCCGAAGCCGCCGGCACGCCGCAAGCCATCCCGCACGACGTCGCCACACTCACGCACGAGCAGGTCGGCCGCCCGGGCGGCGCGCTATTTGCGTTCCAAAGCCTGCTGGAAGGGCTGGTCGAAGTCGAACCCGACGTCCTGACCTGA